The following are encoded together in the Bradyrhizobium genosp. L genome:
- the pxpB gene encoding 5-oxoprolinase subunit PxpB, with amino-acid sequence MAETLSPPRLLPSGDAAITVEFSRSIDDVANRRVLALDRIIAAEPIGGITETVPTYRSLLVHYDPVEIGFDTLGEQLLVRAAKALPTVSGTRRWRIPVCYGGEHGIDLEDVAKALETTPDAIVARHVAGDYRVAMIGFTPGWSYLSGLEKFLHMPRRKDPRLLTPAGTISIGGIQTGVQCLAGPSGWHLLGRTAVRTYQLHRDPIFLLEPGDAITFMPVDAKTFAEQDRAAEAGEFVAEQVTP; translated from the coding sequence ATGGCCGAAACCTTAAGTCCTCCCCGCCTTTTGCCGAGTGGCGATGCCGCCATCACGGTGGAATTCAGCCGCAGCATCGACGATGTCGCCAACCGGCGCGTGCTGGCGCTCGACCGCATCATCGCGGCCGAGCCGATCGGTGGCATCACCGAAACGGTGCCGACCTATCGCTCGCTGCTGGTGCATTACGATCCCGTCGAGATCGGCTTCGACACACTCGGCGAGCAGCTGCTCGTCCGCGCCGCCAAGGCATTGCCGACCGTGTCAGGCACGCGGCGCTGGCGCATCCCGGTCTGCTACGGCGGCGAGCACGGCATCGATCTGGAGGACGTCGCCAAGGCGCTCGAGACCACGCCGGATGCGATCGTCGCGCGCCATGTCGCCGGCGACTATCGCGTCGCCATGATCGGCTTCACGCCGGGCTGGTCCTATCTCAGCGGGCTGGAGAAGTTCTTGCACATGCCGCGCCGCAAGGATCCGCGGCTGCTGACCCCGGCCGGTACGATCTCGATCGGCGGCATCCAGACCGGCGTGCAGTGCCTCGCCGGTCCGAGCGGCTGGCACCTGCTCGGCCGCACCGCCGTCCGGACCTACCAGCTGCACCGCGACCCGATCTTCCTGCTCGAGCCGGGCGATGCCATCACCTTCATGCCGGTGGACGCCAAGACGTTTGCGGAACAGGACCGCGCCGCCGAGGCGGGCGAATTCGTCGCCGAGCAGGTGACGCCATGA
- a CDS encoding biotin-dependent carboxyltransferase family protein, whose protein sequence is MSKLVVTSIGPASSVQDGGRPGSQRYGLVPSGAMDRLALAAANTLVGNAPFAAAVEIGPFGAALTARGGAVRIALSGAPRNADIGGRAVAADSSATLADGETLNLGFARGGSFSYLAIEGGIQGEPMFGSLAVNARAGLGSPYQRPLQSGDELKTKPAGGTAERRIELPAASDAPIRVVFGPQDDEFSEDNKRLFLDSEWKISATSDRMGYRLEGPSIKHLDGHNIVSDGTVNGSIQVPGVGQPIVLMPDRGTSGGYPKIATVISADFGRFAQISAGRPFRFKAVTMAEAQAEARKFHELLRSLPDRLRGIDDFGLNIEALRDANVAGQAVSAIDAATWQVAVP, encoded by the coding sequence ATGAGCAAGCTCGTCGTCACCTCGATCGGCCCGGCGAGTTCGGTGCAGGACGGCGGACGTCCGGGCTCGCAGCGCTACGGCCTGGTTCCGAGCGGCGCGATGGACCGTTTGGCGCTCGCCGCAGCGAACACGCTGGTCGGTAACGCGCCGTTCGCGGCGGCCGTCGAGATCGGCCCGTTCGGCGCGGCGCTGACCGCGCGTGGCGGCGCGGTGCGCATCGCGCTATCGGGCGCGCCCCGCAACGCCGACATCGGCGGCCGCGCGGTCGCCGCAGACTCGTCAGCCACGCTCGCCGACGGCGAAACCCTCAACCTCGGCTTCGCCCGCGGCGGCTCCTTCAGCTATCTCGCGATCGAGGGCGGCATTCAGGGCGAACCGATGTTCGGCAGCCTCGCCGTGAACGCCCGCGCCGGGCTTGGCAGCCCCTACCAGCGGCCGCTGCAGAGTGGAGACGAGTTGAAGACGAAGCCCGCCGGCGGCACCGCCGAGCGCCGCATCGAATTGCCGGCGGCAAGCGACGCGCCGATCCGCGTCGTGTTCGGCCCGCAGGACGATGAGTTCTCCGAGGACAACAAGAGGCTATTCCTCGACAGCGAATGGAAGATTTCGGCAACCAGCGACCGCATGGGCTACCGGCTCGAAGGCCCGAGCATCAAACATCTCGACGGCCACAACATCGTCTCCGACGGCACCGTGAACGGCAGTATCCAGGTGCCGGGCGTCGGCCAGCCGATCGTGCTGATGCCGGACCGCGGCACCAGCGGCGGCTATCCCAAGATCGCGACCGTGATCTCGGCCGATTTCGGCCGCTTCGCGCAGATCTCGGCCGGCCGGCCGTTCCGCTTCAAGGCAGTGACGATGGCGGAAGCGCAGGCCGAGGCACGCAAATTCCACGAGCTGCTACGGTCCCTGCCCGACCGTCTCCGCGGCATCGACGATTTCGGCCTCAACATCGAGGCGCTGCGAGATGCTAATGTCGCAGGCCAGGCGGTCAGCGCCATCGACGCTGCGACGTGGCAAGTGGCCGTTCCCTAG
- a CDS encoding LamB/YcsF family protein — MTSTIDLNCDLGESFGPWEMGNDAAMIELATSVNVACGFHAGDADIMRKTVELAKARGVSVGAHPGYRDLHGFGRRPMPGLTSSEIENLIAYQIGALQAIATAAGHKVTHVKAHGAISNVACEDDMTARAIANAIKAVDPNLIFVVLANSKLVRAGEAANLRMAHEVFADRAYEDDGNLVSRKKPGAVLHDPKAIAERVVRMVQDSAVVSVTGKVIKMQTDTVCIHGDTKGAVEIARGLREALKAAGITVAPFKTH, encoded by the coding sequence ATGACCTCAACCATCGACCTCAATTGCGATCTCGGCGAAAGCTTCGGCCCCTGGGAAATGGGCAACGACGCCGCGATGATCGAGCTTGCGACCTCGGTCAATGTCGCCTGCGGCTTCCATGCCGGCGATGCCGACATCATGCGCAAGACCGTCGAGCTCGCGAAAGCGCGCGGCGTCAGCGTCGGCGCCCACCCCGGCTACCGCGACCTGCACGGCTTCGGCCGCCGCCCGATGCCGGGGCTGACGTCGTCGGAGATCGAGAACCTGATCGCCTACCAGATCGGCGCCTTGCAGGCGATCGCGACCGCCGCCGGCCACAAGGTGACGCACGTCAAGGCACACGGCGCGATCTCCAACGTCGCCTGCGAGGACGACATGACCGCGCGGGCAATCGCCAACGCGATCAAGGCGGTCGACCCCAATTTGATCTTCGTGGTGCTCGCCAACTCGAAGCTGGTGCGCGCGGGCGAAGCCGCCAACCTGCGGATGGCGCATGAGGTGTTCGCCGACCGGGCCTATGAGGACGACGGCAATCTGGTGTCGCGCAAGAAGCCCGGCGCCGTGCTGCACGATCCCAAGGCGATCGCCGAGCGCGTGGTGCGGATGGTGCAGGACAGTGCCGTGGTCTCCGTCACCGGCAAGGTGATCAAGATGCAGACCGACACCGTCTGCATCCACGGCGACACCAAGGGGGCCGTCGAGATCGCGCGCGGCCTGCGCGAGGCGCTGAAGGCTGCCGGCATCACGGTCGCGCCGTTCAAGACACACTGA